In Silene latifolia isolate original U9 population chromosome 3, ASM4854445v1, whole genome shotgun sequence, a single window of DNA contains:
- the LOC141648646 gene encoding F-box protein At4g22390-like, producing the protein MVASCESYLLIGCGYSDLEGLILLNPTTRIYRVLPKVYVPTHHHYAQYGLCHCLDDEFNHDFKVVRIVQYNKRVNEVIVTVRQVIIFSLKTNSWKPIECEPTTPEWCDTPVLVQNHLLVMIFKSGGRLTRIGCFDMKAERWSNDVLLPDILLCEIESNPTPRCTEDYYHLGVLDGCLRFSCYDVNKSSYSVWVMKEFDVKESWVKLMSPPVHGSKRAVYHPIAYRKGSSHELLCVPNYSGKYVWWSSMDVPQRLYRI; encoded by the exons ATGGTGGCTTCTTGCGAATCTTACCTCTTGATTGGGTGCGGATACAGCGACCTTGAAGGTCTCATCTTGCTCAACCCAACTACACGTATTTATCGTGTACTCCCTAAAGTTTACGTTCCTACTCACCATCACTATGCTCAGTATGGTTTGTGTCATTGCTTAGACGATGAATTCAATCACGATTTCAAAGTTGTCAGGATTGTCCAATACAATAAACGGGTAAACGAGGTCATTGTTACAGTAAGGCAAGTCATCATCTTTAGCTTGAAAACTAATTCGTGGAAACCTATCGAGTGTGAACCGACCACCCCTGAATGGTGTGATACTCCCGTTCTGGTACAAAACCATTTACTTGTCATGATATTTAAGAGTGGTGGTCGCTTAACGAGAATTGGTTGTTTTGATATGAAGGCTGAACGATGGTCTAATGATGTGCTCTTGCCTGATATTCTTTTGTGTGAAATCGAGTCCAACCCAACTCCAAGATGCACAGAGGATTACTATCACCTCGGCGTGCTGGATGGGTGTTTGCGTTTTTCATGTTACGATGTGAACAAGTCTTCTTATAGTGTATGGGTTATGAAAGAGTTTGATGTTAAAGAGTCTTGGGTTAAGTTGATGAGCCCTCCAGTGCACGGGTCCAAACGCGCTGTTTACCACCCAATTGCTTACCGCAAAGGATCATCACATGAACTATTGTGTGTACCAAATTATAGTGGCAAATATGTCTG GTGGTCAAGTATGGATGTGCCTCAGCGCTTGTATAGGATTTAG